The following coding sequences are from one Primulina eburnea isolate SZY01 chromosome 15, ASM2296580v1, whole genome shotgun sequence window:
- the LOC140814276 gene encoding auxin response factor 9-like yields MENRGSFSQQQSSFLAEGGGSNDASLYRELWKACAGPLVDVPKDGERVYYFPQGHMEQLEASTNQELNERIPMFNLPSKILCRIFNVHLMTEQDTDEVYAQITLMPDLQQTEPRSPDICPDEPSRPAVHSFCKVLTASDTSTHGGFSVLRKHANECLPPLDMTLQTPTQELVAKDLHGIEWHFKHIFRGQPRRHLLTTGWSTFVTSKRLVAGDSFVFLRGENGKLCVGVRRHARQLSSMPSSVISSQSMHLGVLATASHAMVTQTRFVVYYKPRTSQFIICLSKYLEAVNHDYEIGMRFKMRFEGEDSAERRFAGTIVGVEDFSFHWEDSRWRSLKVQWDEPASLPRPERVSPWEIEPFVATVPTTLVHPLTTKHKRLRPHFESIVPEVCWQSMQFVNAPTTNPEETEESKSASAWSVMSTHTASSSGKKIINPITSCRNKERKPDTGAACRLFGIDLNCPSVVALCDYSPVKSFIPTDTNEVYIPSVLSSGNSEQKSVLSRDSRDMRKEKLQNPSKEVQSRLRQTSRSRTKVHMQGVAVGRAVDLTSLNGYNELITELEVVFSIRGELRSREKWEIVFGDDEGDIMLLGDYPWPEFCNMVRRIFIWSSQDVKKMKGNKLPFSSSEYEGTGFNLESVVDQN; encoded by the exons GAGGTGGAAGCAATGATGCATCATTGTACAGAGAGCTATGGAAGGCTTGTGCAGGTCCTTTGGTGGATGTTCCAAAGGATGGAGAACGGGTTTATTATTTCCCCCAAGGCCACATGGAGCAA TTGGAGGCTTCAACGAATCAAGAATTGAATGAAAGGATACCAATGTTCAATCTTCCTTCAAAGATCCTTTGTCGTATTTTTAATGTTCATCTTATG ACTGAACAAGACACTGATGAAGTTTATGCACAAATTACTTTGATGCCAG ATTTACAGCAAACCGAGCCGAGAAGTCCTGATATTTGTCCCGATGAGCCTTCTCGACCTGCAGTTCACTCATTTTGCAAGGTTTTGACGGCCTCAGATACGAGTACCCATGGCGGATTCTCTGTCCTTCGCAAACATGCTAACGAATGCCTTCCTCCTTTG GACATGACTCTGCAGACGCCAACACAAGAACTGGTAGCCAAAGACCTGCATGGAATTGAATGGCATTTTAAGCATATATTTAGAG GTCAGCCTCGAAGGCATTTGTTGACAACAGGATGGAGTACATTTGTGACCTCAAAGAGATTAGTTGCCGGGGATTCTTTTGTGTTTCTGAG GGGAGAAAATGGGAAGTTGTGTGTTGGAGTCCGACGCCATGCTCGTCAGCTGAGTTCCATGCCATCGTCGGTGATCTCGAGTCAGAGCATGCATCTGGGAGTGCTTGCAACTGCATCTCATGCCATGGTGACTCAGACCCGATTTGTTGTTTATTACAAGCCGAG AACAAGTCAGTTCATCATATGCCTTAGCAAATATCTAGAAGCTGTCAACCATGATTATGAAATCGGCATGCGATTCAAGATGCGATTTGAGGGGGAGGATTCTGCTGAGAGAAG ATTTGCAGGTACGATAGTTGGAGTTGAAGATTTTTCATTTCATTGGGAAGATTCAAGATGGCGTTCTTTGAAG GTTCAATGGGACGAACCAGCTTCTCTGCCGAGACCTGAAAGAGTTTCGCCATGGGAGATCGAACCGTTTGTTGCGACAGTCCCCACAACCCTTGTTCATCCATTAACAACAAAGCACAAAAGGCTTCGACCACACTTTGAAAGCATTGTTCCTG AGGTATGCTGGCAATCGATGCAATTTGTCAATGCTCCAACTACGAATCCTGAAGAAACAGAAGAGAGTAAAAGTGCATCGGCTTGGTCTGTTATGTCGACCCACACGGCTTCAAGCTCagggaaaaaaattattaaccCCATCACTTCTTGCCGAAACAAGGAAAGGAAACCTGATACTGGTGCAGCATGCCGATTGTTCGGAATCGATTTGAATTGTCCCTCAGTAGTTGCCCTTTGTGACTATTCTCCTGTAAAATCATTTATACCAACTGATACCAATGAAGTGTACATTCCGAGTGTCCTATCATCTGGcaattcagaacagaaatcgGTGCTTTCAAGGGATTCAAGAGATATGAGAAAAGAAAAATTGCAAAACCCATCAAAGGAGGTTCAAAGCAGACTTAGACAAACCTCTAGAAGCCGTACTAAG GTACACATGCAAGGTGTAGCAGTTGGTCGTGCCGtggacttgacctcgttaaaCGGATACAATGAGCTCATAACCGAACTTGAAGTGGTGTTTTCCATCAGAGGAGAACTTCGGTCCCGAGAAAAATGGGAAATTGTGTTTGGAGATGACGAAGGGGACATCATGCTCTTGGGCGATTATCCGTGGCC AGAATTTTGCAACATGGTCCGGAGGATTTTCATCTGGTCTAGCCAAGATGTGAAGAAAATGAAAGGAAACAAGCTTCCATTCTCTTCTTCAGAATATGAAGGAACCGGCTTTAATTTGGAAAGTGTTGTTGATCAGAATTAA